Within the Burkholderia sp. NRF60-BP8 genome, the region CGGGATGAATGCATTCCGGCACGCGATCGCGCCGCATGCGCGCGACGGCCGGTTTTTCGGCTCGGTCACGCCGTTCGGTTCGCACCTGAACGTGCTGCGTGCGCTGGCGTCGGGAGAGGCCGATTGCGCGGCGATCGACTGCGTGACGTTCGCGTACGTGCGCGACGCGCTGCCCGGTCTGCTGACGGATATCCGGATCGTCGGCGCGACGGCATCCGCGCCGGGATTGCCGATCATCGCGTCGCGGGCGCTGGCGGACACGCAGGTCGGCGCGTTGCAGGATGCGCTCGATCGCGCGGTCGCGGCCGATGCGCAGCGCGCGCGCGTGCTGAGGCTGAAGGGATTCGACCGGCTGTTGCCGGCCGACTACGACGCGATTGCGCGGTTCGAGCGGGAAGCCGTCGCGCTCGGCTATCCCGAACTCGCGTGACGCACGGGGCGCGGCGGCGCCGCGGCCGTCCGCCTCGCGGCCCGCTTACTCCTCGTCCATCAACCGGACCTTGACCCGCTTACCCTTGATCTTCCCGGCATTGAGCTTGCGCAGCGCGTCGCGCGCGACGCCGCGCTCGATCGCGACATAGGTCGAGAACTCGGTCACGTTGATCTTGCCGATCTGCTTGCCGTCGAACCCGGCGTCGCCGGTCAGTGCGCCGAGCACGTCGCCCGGACGAATCTTGTCCTTGCGGCCGCCGAGAATCTGCAGCGTTTCCATCGGCGGCAGCAGCACGCTGTCGTCCGCCGGCGTCAGTTCGGCGAGCGGATGCCATTCGACGTCGCGCTTCTGCGCCTGTTCGATCGCGCCGACGCGGCCCATCTCGTCCATGCTCGCGAGGCTCAGCGCCCAGCCGTCCTGATCCGCGCGGCCCGTGCGACCGATGCGGTGCACGTGCACTTCGGGGTCGGGCGTCACGTCGACGTTGATCACCGCTTCGAGCTGCGCGATGTCGAGCCCGCGCGCGGCGACGTCGGTCGCGACCAGCACCGAGCAGCTGCGGTTCGCGAACTGGATCAGCACCTGGTCGCGCTCGCGCTGATCGAGCTCGCCGTGCAGCGCGAGCGCGTGAAAGCCCTGCGCGTGCAGCACGGCAAGCAGATCGCGGCACTGCTGCTTGGTGTTGCAGAACGCGATCGTGCTCACCGGCCGGTAGTGGTTCAGCAACTGGCCGACCGCATGCAGCCGCTCGTCCTCGGTCACTTCATAGAAGCGCTGGCGGATCTTGCTGTCGTCGTGGCGTTCCGCGAGCTTGATTTCCTTTGGATTACGCAGGAACTGCTGGCTCAGCTTCGCGATGCCGTCCGGATAGGTCGCGGAGAACAGCAGCGTCTGGCGCGTCGTCGGGCACATCCGCGCGACCTTCGCGATGTCGTCGAAGAAGCCCATGTCGAGCATCCGGTCGGCTTCGTCGAGCACCAGCGTAGTCAGCGCGTCGAGCTTCAGATTGCCGCGATCGAGGTGATCCATGATGCGGCCCGGCGTGCCGACGACGATATGCGCACCGTGCTCGAGGCTCTGCGCCTGCGGACGCATCGGCGTGCCGCCGCACAGCGTCAGCACCTTCACGTTTTCCTCGGCGCGCGCGAGGCGGCGCACTTCCTGCGCGACCTGGTCGGCGAGCTCGCGCGTCGGGCACAGGATCATCGCCTGCACGTCGAAACGGCGCGCATCGAGGCGCGCGAGCAGCGCGAGCGAGAACGCGGCGGTCTTGCCGCTGCCCGTCTTCGCCTGCGCGATCAGGTCCTGGCCGGCCAGCGCGACCGGCAGGCTGGCCGCCTGGATCGGCGTCATGTCGACATAGCCGAGCTGCGCGAGGTTCGCGAGCGTGGCGGGCGTCAGCGGCAGCGCGCTGAACGGCGTGGCGGTCGGTTGGGTCAAGACAAGTCTCCGAGGTAGGGGCGGCCTTCCATCTGCTCGTAGACGACGTTGCCTTCGTCGTCCTCGAAGCGTTCGAGATAGTTGCGGGCGCCGCACAGCGGGCAGCGGAACAGCAGCCCCTGGCCCTCGTCCTTGATGACGACGTCGGACTGCTCCCACTGCGTGCCGCAGCTCTGGTTTCGGCAGGTAAACACGGTCTTTCTCCAGCTGAATTCGGTTGTGCGCCCTTTGCGGGCGGGCGCGGGCGTCGCACGGCCGCGGCGGTCGCGTGCACCCGCGGGCGCGGGGCGGTGCGGACGGGGGCGTAAGGGTGCGGCGCTGCGGATGATGGATCGGGAGGGCGATTCGGGATCGCGCGTGCCGCAATTCTAGCGGATACCGCGCGCCACGCCGGGCCGGATGCGGCGGAACCGGCGCAATCGGTCGATTTCGCCCGGGGTGTCGCGGTCGTGTGGCCGGTGGTGCGCACCGGCCGCCGGCCGCCGGGCGCCGACGCAAAAACGGCCATCCTCCCGGATGGCCGCAGATCGCCGGCTGCCGCCCCATGCACCGGAGCGAGGGCCTGTCCGCCTTTCAGGCGAACAGGCCGGAACGGGCAACGGTCGCCCGTCTGGTTCGGGTGGCGTGTCGCGGTTCGGCGCGTTACAGCGCCATGTCGGCGGACGCCTTCGCCGGGCGGGCCGGCGCGGCACCGGCGCCGGACGGAGCCGGCGCGCCCAGGTCGATCTTCGGCGGCGGCGCGAGTTGCAGCACGTCGCTCGTGTAGGTCCATTCCTCGACGACCTTCGCCGGGCTGTCGTTCAGCTTGGTGCCGTAGCTCGGCACGATCTGGCGGATCTTCTGCTGCCACTCGGGCGTCGCGACCTTGTCCTTGAACACCTTCTGCATCAGGTTCAGCATGATCGGCGCGGCGGTCGATGCGCCCGGCGACGCGCCGAGCAGGCCCGCGATGCTGCCGTCCTTCGAGCTGACGATTTCGGTGCCGAGCTTCAGCACGCCGCCCTTGACCGGGTCGCGCTTGATGATCTGCACGCGCTGGCCGGCCTGCCACAGGCGCCAGTCTTCCTTCTTCGCGTTCGGGAAGTATTCCTTAAGCGCGTTGAAGCGGTCGTCGTCGGACAGCATCAACTGGCCGGCGAGGTACTGCACCAGCGGGAATTCGTCGACGCCCACGCGCATCATCGGCGCGACGTTGTGCAGGTTGGTGCTCTTCGCGAGGTCGAAGTACGAGCCGTTCTTCAGGAACTTGGTCGAGAACGTTGCGAACGGCCCGAACAGGATGATCTTCTTGCCGTCGATGATCCGCGTGTCGAGGTGCGGCACCGACATCGGCGGCGAGCCGACCGACGCCTTGCCGTATGCCTTCGCGAGATGCTGCTTCACGACCTCGGGGTTGTCGGTCACGAGGAACGAGCCGCCGACCGGGAACGCGCCGTAGTCCTTCGCTTCGGGGATGCCCGACGTCTGCAGCAGGTGCAGCGCACCGCCGCCCGCGCCGATGAACACGAATTTCGCGTCGACCGCTTGCGGCGGTTCGTCCGAGTGCAGCTTGACCCACGACACGTGCCACGTGCCGTCGGCGTTGCGCGAGATCTCGCGTACTTCGCTCGACAGCGACAGCGTGAAGTTCGGCTGCGTCTTAAGGTAGCCGACGAACTGGCGCGTGATCTCGCCGAAGTTCACGTCGGTGCCGATCGGCGTCCACGTCGCGGCCACCTTCTGGTTGCGATCGCGGCCTTCCATCATCAGCGGCACCCACTGCTTGATCTGGTCGTAGTCTTCCGAATACTGCATCCCGCGGAACAGCGGGCTGGCCTGCAGCGCTTCGTAGCGTTTCTTCAGGAAGCGGACGTTGTCGTCGCCCCAGACGAAGCTCATGTGCGGCGTCGAGTTGATGAACGAATGCGGGTTCTTCAGCACGCCCTGTTTCACCTGCCACGCCCAGAACTGGCGCGAGATCTGG harbors:
- a CDS encoding phosphate/phosphite/phosphonate ABC transporter substrate-binding protein; this encodes MKPWIAVLPMYNVTPRHTALWRALLRDALDGFAKAGGPAGVVLPDAPFDDLHALWRRDDLLLSQTCGYPYRMLGLRDTVRLIATPVFDAPGCDGARYSSVLVVSARAHAGGATTLAACRGLRAAFNGEDSHSGMNAFRHAIAPHARDGRFFGSVTPFGSHLNVLRALASGEADCAAIDCVTFAYVRDALPGLLTDIRIVGATASAPGLPIIASRALADTQVGALQDALDRAVAADAQRARVLRLKGFDRLLPADYDAIARFEREAVALGYPELA
- the dbpA gene encoding ATP-dependent RNA helicase DbpA; the protein is MTQPTATPFSALPLTPATLANLAQLGYVDMTPIQAASLPVALAGQDLIAQAKTGSGKTAAFSLALLARLDARRFDVQAMILCPTRELADQVAQEVRRLARAEENVKVLTLCGGTPMRPQAQSLEHGAHIVVGTPGRIMDHLDRGNLKLDALTTLVLDEADRMLDMGFFDDIAKVARMCPTTRQTLLFSATYPDGIAKLSQQFLRNPKEIKLAERHDDSKIRQRFYEVTEDERLHAVGQLLNHYRPVSTIAFCNTKQQCRDLLAVLHAQGFHALALHGELDQRERDQVLIQFANRSCSVLVATDVAARGLDIAQLEAVINVDVTPDPEVHVHRIGRTGRADQDGWALSLASMDEMGRVGAIEQAQKRDVEWHPLAELTPADDSVLLPPMETLQILGGRKDKIRPGDVLGALTGDAGFDGKQIGKINVTEFSTYVAIERGVARDALRKLNAGKIKGKRVKVRLMDEE
- the mqo gene encoding malate dehydrogenase (quinone), which translates into the protein MIKTLRVILSALALCVATSSAHAADTKKVDVLLVGGGIMSSTLGVWLHELQPDWSMTMVERLDGVALESSNGWNNAGTGHSALAELNYTPEKADGKIDISKAIEINESFQISRQFWAWQVKQGVLKNPHSFINSTPHMSFVWGDDNVRFLKKRYEALQASPLFRGMQYSEDYDQIKQWVPLMMEGRDRNQKVAATWTPIGTDVNFGEITRQFVGYLKTQPNFTLSLSSEVREISRNADGTWHVSWVKLHSDEPPQAVDAKFVFIGAGGGALHLLQTSGIPEAKDYGAFPVGGSFLVTDNPEVVKQHLAKAYGKASVGSPPMSVPHLDTRIIDGKKIILFGPFATFSTKFLKNGSYFDLAKSTNLHNVAPMMRVGVDEFPLVQYLAGQLMLSDDDRFNALKEYFPNAKKEDWRLWQAGQRVQIIKRDPVKGGVLKLGTEIVSSKDGSIAGLLGASPGASTAAPIMLNLMQKVFKDKVATPEWQQKIRQIVPSYGTKLNDSPAKVVEEWTYTSDVLQLAPPPKIDLGAPAPSGAGAAPARPAKASADMAL